AAGTTGTGCGAGCAAAGATAGCCCTCTTGGCCAACGAAGGCGTCAGGCTACGAGATATCGCTGATGAGCTGGATGTCTCTTGCTTCATGGTCTCAAAGTGGGTCAAGAGATTCGCCCTTGTTGGAGTGAGATCGCTCGGTGACGCCCCAAGGTCAGGGGTTCCAAGGACCCACTCAAGATGACAAGATCGCCGAGATCATCAGACTCACCACTACGACCACGCCATGTGACTCATCAACCCACTGGTCGACCAAAACGATGGCAGCCCTATCTGGAGTATCCCTTGCGACGGTTGCGCGGATATGGCGAACGTTTGGCCTAAAGCCCCATATGGTTGAGAACTTCACTGTATCCAATGATCCACAAGTTCACTGAAAAGGTCCAAGACGTTGCTGGTATCTATCTGAACCCCCCAGAGGCGGCAATTGTTCTCTCGCGTTGATGAGAAGACGAGAGGTGCAAGCCCCGAGTCGCACCCAGCCCATGCTCTCGGGTGGTTCCAGGGGTTCTGCTGCGTCAAAGATGCGAGTACAAGCGCGGGCGGTATCTCCAATCACAATGTTGGCCCTCGATGTCGCATCAGGCAAGGTCATCACCAAGATGACGGTTGCCCACAGGGCCATAGAGTTCATTTCAGTTCCTAGAGCTCATCGACAAGAACGTACCCAAAGAGCTGGCAGTTCATATTGTCCTCGACAATTATGCAGCCCTAAAGATCCGAATCCGTTCGAACCTGGCTCCTTGCCCATCCTCGCTTTCCAGTTCCACTTCACGCCGACGTATTCATCCGCCGATGTTTCAGGTGGAGAGGTGGTTCTCCGCTCTTACCACCAAGTACCTACAACGCAGGTGCAGCCCAGCGTGAGTGAACTCAACAAAGGAATTACCCAGTGGGCCAAAGCCTTACAAACGAGAACCCCAAGCCCTTCATCTGGACCAAGAGTGCCGAGGCGATCTTCGCTTCCATGCAGAAATACCTGGGCCCTATCGTTTCTGAGCAAACTTCTGAGGAGGGACACTAGGGTTTCACCATCGCATGGTGAAGTCCTGGAAGAGACAAGGTCGTTACTA
Above is a genomic segment from Ferrimicrobium sp. containing:
- a CDS encoding helix-turn-helix domain-containing protein, encoding VVRAKIALLANEGVRLRDIADELDVSCFMVSKWVKRFALVGVRSLGDAPRSGVPRTHSR